Part of the Ruegeria sp. TM1040 genome, CCGGTCAGATTTCCGCGCGCGAGGCGCTCTTGGTTTCTGTTGGGGGGCGCGTGGGCGGTGGCAATATCGCAGGTGTTGCGGTCGCCATTACACTGGGTGGCCCTGGGGCAGTGTTCTGGATGTGGGCGATTGCGCTGGTCGGGATGGCCACGAGCCTGGTGGAATGTTCTCTTGCGCAACTCTTCAAGCGCGCAGACCCCCTCACGGGACAATATCGCGGCGGGCCTGCGCGAGCCATCCTGCACGGTTTGGGCGAAAACTATCGCTGGCTTGCTGTGATCTATGCGATTTGCCTGATTGCGGCCTTCGCGCTTGGGTTCAACGCGTTTCAGGGCAACACGGTGGCTGGTGCGGCAGAGGCCTCCCTCGGGATCGATCGCCTGTGGACGGGTATTTTCCTGGCAATTGTCACCGGTTTCATCGTTTTTGGTGGTATTCGACGTATCGCCAAAGCGTCCGAGGTTGTGGTCCCGGTCATGGCGGTTGGGTATCTTCTGATGGCGCTGATCGTGATCCTCACCAACATCGGCGAGATCCCTCAGGTTCTACGCAGCATTCTTGCCAATGCCTTTGGCTTTGAAGAGGCGGTCAGCGGGGGCATGGGCGCTGCACTGGCACAGGGACTGCGCCGCGGGCTCTTTTCAAACGAGGCGGGTCTCGGCTCTGCTCCCAATGTGGCCGCAACAGCTGAGGTGAACCACCCGATCAGCCAGGGGATCACGCAGGCGTTTTCTGTGTTCATTGACACGATCATCATCTGCAGCTGTACCGCTTTTGTCATCCTGCTGAGCGATGTTTACGTCCCGGGAGCCACCGATATTGACGGCGTCGCCCTGACCCAGAGCGCAATGGTGTCGCATCTGGGCGCG contains:
- a CDS encoding alanine/glycine:cation symporter family protein, giving the protein MQALEQFFGVIGDLTWGWSLVPILVIFGSFITVATGFVQIEFFGRMFRVLTRGRTDTGQISAREALLVSVGGRVGGGNIAGVAVAITLGGPGAVFWMWAIALVGMATSLVECSLAQLFKRADPLTGQYRGGPARAILHGLGENYRWLAVIYAICLIAAFALGFNAFQGNTVAGAAEASLGIDRLWTGIFLAIVTGFIVFGGIRRIAKASEVVVPVMAVGYLLMALIVILTNIGEIPQVLRSILANAFGFEEAVSGGMGAALAQGLRRGLFSNEAGLGSAPNVAATAEVNHPISQGITQAFSVFIDTIIICSCTAFVILLSDVYVPGATDIDGVALTQSAMVSHLGAWSQYFMTFAILLFAFSSVIYNYYLGENAISILTKTPHAMTLLKLVVVGIVFLGAVAPNATSVFFFSDPLMGVLALVNLLALMMLFPIALRVLQDFRKQLKAGVERPVLRMEDFPDLDLDPNAWPNRGQS